A part of Neovison vison isolate M4711 chromosome 8, ASM_NN_V1, whole genome shotgun sequence genomic DNA contains:
- the LYG1 gene encoding lysozyme g-like protein 1 isoform X1 — MSVLWLLLGLLALTDLSESSNWGCYGNIRNFETPGASCGIGKRHGLNYCGVRASERLAEIDMPYLLRYQPVIRTVGQKYCVDPAVIAGVLSRESHGGNVMVNVGNMGNNIGAVQDPGLYAPTSWISESRVSQITEVLTVRIKEIQRRFPTWNSDQYLRGGLCAYAGAPEYIRSSQDLSCDFCNDVLARAKYFKRHGF; from the exons ATGTCTGTGCTGTGGCTGCTTCTGGGTCTTCTTGCCCTTACTG ATTTATCTGAAAGCAGCAACTGGGGATGCTATGGAAATATCCGAAACTTTGAGACCCCTGGGGCTTCTTGCGGGATTGGAAAGCGTCATGGCCTGAACTACTGTG GAGTTCGTGCTTCTGAAAGGCTGGCTGAAATAGACATGCCATACCTCTTGAGATACCAGCCTGTGATTCGTACTGTTGGCCAAAAGTACTGTGTGGATCCTGCAGTGATTGCTGGTGTCTTGTCCAGGGAGTCTCATGGCGGCAACGTTATGGTCAATGTGGGCAACATGGGCAATAACATCGGGGCTGTGCAG GACCCTGGTCTTTATGCTCCAACATCCTGGATCAGCGAGTCCCGGGTTTCTCAGATAACCGAGGTCTTAACTGTTAGGATCAAAGAAATCCAGAGGAGGTTTCCAACCTGGAACTCTGATCAGTATCTAAGAG GTGGACTCTGTGCTTATGCTGGAGCTCCTGAGTACATCAGAAGCAGCCAGGACCTGAGCTGTGATTTCTGCAATGATGTCCTTGCCCGAGCCAAATACTTCAAGAGACATGGCTTCTAA
- the LYG1 gene encoding lysozyme g-like protein 1 isoform X2, whose translation MSVLWLLLGLLALTGVRASERLAEIDMPYLLRYQPVIRTVGQKYCVDPAVIAGVLSRESHGGNVMVNVGNMGNNIGAVQDPGLYAPTSWISESRVSQITEVLTVRIKEIQRRFPTWNSDQYLRGGLCAYAGAPEYIRSSQDLSCDFCNDVLARAKYFKRHGF comes from the exons ATGTCTGTGCTGTGGCTGCTTCTGGGTCTTCTTGCCCTTACTG GAGTTCGTGCTTCTGAAAGGCTGGCTGAAATAGACATGCCATACCTCTTGAGATACCAGCCTGTGATTCGTACTGTTGGCCAAAAGTACTGTGTGGATCCTGCAGTGATTGCTGGTGTCTTGTCCAGGGAGTCTCATGGCGGCAACGTTATGGTCAATGTGGGCAACATGGGCAATAACATCGGGGCTGTGCAG GACCCTGGTCTTTATGCTCCAACATCCTGGATCAGCGAGTCCCGGGTTTCTCAGATAACCGAGGTCTTAACTGTTAGGATCAAAGAAATCCAGAGGAGGTTTCCAACCTGGAACTCTGATCAGTATCTAAGAG GTGGACTCTGTGCTTATGCTGGAGCTCCTGAGTACATCAGAAGCAGCCAGGACCTGAGCTGTGATTTCTGCAATGATGTCCTTGCCCGAGCCAAATACTTCAAGAGACATGGCTTCTAA